One Pan paniscus chromosome 16, NHGRI_mPanPan1-v2.0_pri, whole genome shotgun sequence DNA segment encodes these proteins:
- the CSPG4 gene encoding chondroitin sulfate proteoglycan 4: protein MQSGPRPPLPAPGLALALTLTMLARLASAASFFGENHLEVPVATALTDIDLQLQFSTSQPEALLLLAAGPADHLLLQLYSGRLQVRLVLGQEELRLQTPAETLLSDSIPHTVVLTVVEGWATLSVDGFLNASSAVPGAPLEVPYGLFVGGTGTLGLPYLRGTSRPLRGCLHAATLNGRSLLRPLTPDVHEGCAEEFSASDDVALGFSGPHSLAAFTAWGTQDEGTLEFTLTTQSQQAPLAFQAGGRRGDFIYVDIFEGHLRAVVEKGQGTVLLHNSVPVADGQPHEVSVHINAHRLEISVDQYPTHTSNRGVLSYLEPRGSLLLGGLDAEASRHLQEHRLGLTPEATNASLLGCMEDLSVNGQRRGLREALLTRNMAAGCRLEEEEYEDDAYGHYEAFSTLAPEAWPAMELPEPCVPEPGLPAVFANFTQLLTISPLVVAEGGTAWLEWRHVQPTLDLMEAELRKSQVLFSVTRGARHGELELDIPGAQARKMFTLLDVVNRKARFIHDGSEDTSDQLVLEVSVTARVSMPSCLRRGQTYLLPIQVNPVNDPPHIIFPHGSLMVILEHTQKPLGPEVFQAYDPDSACEGLTFQVLGTSSGLPVERRDQPGEPATEFSCRELEAGSLVYVHHGGPAQDLTFRVSDGLQASPPATLKVVAIRPAIQIHRSTGLRLAQGSAMPILPANLSVETNAVGQDVSVLFRVTGALQFGELQKQGAGGVEGAEWWATQAFHQRDVEQGRVRYLSTDPQHHAYDTVENLALEVQVGQEILSNLSFPVTIQRATVWMLRLEPLHTQNTQQEALTTAHLEATLEEAGPSPPTFHYEVVQAPRKGNLQLQGTRLSDGQGFTQDDIQAGRVTYGATARASEAVEDTFHFRVTAPPYFSPLYTFPIHIGGDPDAPVLTNVLLVVPEGGEGVLSADHLFVKSLNSASYLYEVMERPRHGRLAWRGTQDKTTVVTSFTNEDLLRGRLVYQHDDSETTEDDIPFVATRQGESSGDMAWEEVRGVFRVAIQPVNDHAPVQTISRIFHVARGGRRLLTTDDVAFSDADSGFADAQLVLTRKDLLFGSIVAVDEPTRPIYRFTQEDLRNRRVLFVHSGADRGWIQLQVSDGQHQATALLEVQASEPYLRVANGSSLVVPQGGQGTIDTAVLHLDTNLDIRSGNEVHYHVTAGPRWGQLLRAGQPATAFSQQDLLDGAVLYSHNGSLSPRDTLAFSVEAGPVHTDATLQVTIALEGPLAPLKLVRHKKIYVFQGEAAEIRRDQLEAAQEAVPPADIVFSVKSPPSAGYLVMVSRGALADEPPSLDPLQSFSQEAVDMGRVLYLHSRPEAWSDAFSLDVASGLGAPLEGVLVELEVLPAAIPLETQNFSVPEGGSLTLAPPLLRVSGPYFPTLLGLSLQVLEPPQHGALQKEDGPQARTLSAFSWREVEEQLIRYVHDGSETLTDSFVLMANASEMDRQSHPVAFTVTVLPVNDQPPILTTNTGLQMWEGATAPIPAEALRSTDGDSGSEDLVYTIEQPSNGRVVLRGAPGTEVRSFTQAQLDGGLVLFSHRGSLDGGFRFRLSDGEHTSSGHFFRVTAQKQVLLSLEGSRTLTVCPGSVQPLSSQTLRASSSAGTDPQLLLYRVVRGPQLGRLFHAQQDSTGEALVNFTQAEVYAGNILYEHEMPPEPFWEAHDTLELQLSSPPARDVAATLAVAVSFEAACPQRPSHLWKNKGLWVPEGQRARITVAALDASNLLASVPSPQRSEHDVLFQVTQFPSRGQLLVSEEPLHAGQPHFLQSQLAAGQLVYAHGGGGTQQDGFHFRAHLQGPAGASVAGPQTSEAFAITVRDVNERPPQPQASVPLRLTRGSRAPISRAQLSVVDPDSAPGEIEYEVQRAPHNGFLSLVGGGLGPVTRFTQADVDSGRLAFVANGSSVAGIFQLSMSDGASPPLPMSLAVDILPSAIEVQLRAPLEVPQALGRSSLSQQQLRVVSDREEPEAAYRLIQGPQYGHLLVGGRPASAFSQLQIDQGEVVFAFTNFSSSHDHFRVLALARGVNASAVVNVTVRALLHVWAGGPWPQGATLRLDPTVLDAGELANRTGSVPRFRLLEGPRHGRVVRVPRARTEPGGSQLVEQFTQQDLEDGRLGLEVGRPEGRAPGPAGDSLTLELWAQGVPPAVASLDFATEPYNAARPYSVALLSVPEAARTEAGKPESSTPTGEPGPMASSPEPAVAKGGFLSFLEANMFSVIIPMCLVLLLLALILPLLFYLRKRNKTGKHDVQVLTAKPRNGLAGDTETFRKVEPGQAIPLTAVPGQGPPPGGQPDPELLQFCRTANPALKNGQYWV from the exons CTTCCTTCTTCGGTGAGAACCACCTGGAGGTGCCTGTGGCCACGGCTCTGACCGACATAGACCTACAGCTGCAGTTTTCCACGTCCCAGCCCGAAGCCCTCCTTCTCCTGGCAGCAGGCCCAGCTGACCACCTCCTGCTGCAGCTCTACTCTGGACGCCTGCAG GTCAGACTTGTTCTGGgccaggaggagctgaggctgcaGACTCCAGCAGAGACGCTGCTGAGTGACTCCATCCCCCACACTGTGGTGCTGACTGTCGTAGAGGGCTGGGCCACATTGTCAGTCGACGGGTTTCTGAACGCCTCCTCAGCAGTCCCAGGAGCCCCCCTAGAGGTCCCCTATGGGCTCTTTGTTGGGGGCACTGGGACCCTTGGCCTGCCCTACCTGAGGGGAACCAGCCGACCCCTGAGGGGTTGCCTCCATGCAGCCACCCTCAATGGCCGCAGCCTCCTCCGGCCTCTGACCCCCGATGTGCATGAGGGCTGTGCTGAAGAGTTTTCTGCCAGTGATGATGTGGCCCTGGGCTTCTCTGGGCCCCACTCTCTGGCTGCCTTCACTGCCTGGGGCACTCAGGATGAAGGAACCCTAGAGTTTACACTCACCACACAGAGCCAGCAGGCACCCTTGGCCTTCCAGGCAGGGGGCCGGCGTGGGGACTTCATCTATGTGGACATATTTGAGGGCCACCTGCGGGCCGTGGTGGAGAAGGGCCAGGGTACCGTATTGCTCCACAACAGTGTGCCTGTGGCCGATGGGCAGCCCCATGAGGTCAGTGTCCACATCAATGCTCACCGGCTGGAAATCTCCGTGGACCAGTACCCTACGCATACTTCGAACCGAGGAGTCCTCAGCTACCTGGAGCCACGGGGCAGTCTCCTTCTCGGGGGACTGGATGCAGAGGCCTCTCGTCACCTCCAGGAACACCGCCTGGGCCTGACACCAGAGGCCACCAATGCCTCCCTGCTGGGCTGCATGGAAGACCTCAGTGTCAATGGCCAGAGGCGGGGGCTGCGGGAAGCTTTGCTGACGCGCAACATGGCGGCCGGCtgcaggctggaggaggaggagtatGAGGACGATGCCTATGGCCATTATGAAGCTTTCTCCACCCTGGCCCCTGAGGCTTGGCCAGCCATGGAGCTGCCTGAGCCATGCGTGCCTGAGCCAGGGCTGCCTGCTGTGTTTGCCAATTTCACACAGCTGCTGACTATCAGCCCACTGGTGGTGGCCGAGGGGGGCACAGCCTGGCTTGAGTGGAGGCACGTGCAGCCCACGCTGGACCTGATGGAGGCTGAGCTGCGCAAATCCCAGGTGCTGTTCAGCGTGACCCGAGGGGCACGTCATGGCGAGCTCGAGCTGGACATCCCGGGAGCCCAGGCACGAAAAATGTTCACCCTCCTGGATGTGGTGAACCGCAAGGCCCGCTTCATCCACGATGGCTCTGAGGATACCTCCGACCAGCTGGTGCTGGAGGTGTCAGTGACGGCTCGGGTGTCCATGCCCTCATGCCTGCGGAGGGGCCAAACTTACCTCCTGCCCATCCAGGTCAACCCTGTCAATGACCCACCCCACATCATCTTCCCACATGGCAGCCTCATGGTGATCCTGGAACACACGCAGAAGCCGCTGGGGCCCGAGGTTTTCCAGGCCTATGACCCGGACTCTGCTTGTGAGGGCCTCACCTTCCAGGTCCTTGGCACCTCCTCTGGCCTCCCCGTGGAGcgccgagaccagcctggggagccGGCGACCGAGTTCTCCTGCCGGGAGTTGGAGGCCGGCAGCCTAGTCTATGTCCACCACGGTGGCCCTGCACAGGACTTGACGTTCCGGGTCAGCGATGGACTGCAGGCCAGCCCCCCAGCCACGCTGAAGGTGGTGGCCATCCGGCCAGCCATACAGATCCACCGCAGCACAGGGTTGCGCCTGGCCCAAGGCTCTGCCATGCCCATCTTGCCCGCCAACCTGTCGGTGGAGACCAATGCCGTGGGGCAGGATGTGAGCGTGCTGTTCCGCGTCACTGGGGCCCTGCAGTTTGGGGAGCTGCAGAAGCAGGGGGCAGGTGGGGTGGAGGGTGCTGAGTGGTGGGCCACACAGGCGTTCCACCAGCGGGATGTGGAGCAGGGCCGCGTGAGGTACCTGAGCACCGACCCACAGCACCACGCTTACGACACCGTGGAGAACCTGGCCCTGGAGGTGCAGGTGGGCCAGGAAATCCTGAGCAATCTGTCCTTCCCAGTGACCATCCAGAGAGCCACCGTGTGGATGCTGCGGCTGGAGCCACTGCACACTCAGAACACCCAGCAGGAGGCCCTCACCACAGCCCACCTGGAGGCCACCCTGGAGGAGGCAGGCCCAAGCCCCCCAACCTTCCATTATGAGGTGGTTCAGGCTCCCAGGAAAGGCAACCTTCAACTACAGGGCACGAGGCTGTCAGATGGCCAGGGCTTCACCCAGGATGACATACAGGCTGGCCGGGTGACCTATGGGGCCACAGCACGTGCCTCAGAGGCAGTTGAGGACACCTTCCATTTCCGTGTCACAGCTCCACCATATTTCTCCCCGCTCTATACCTTCCCCATCCACATTGGTGGTGACCCAGATGCGCCCGTCCTCACCAATGTCCTCCTCGTGGTGCCTGAGGGTGGTGAGGGTGTCCTCTCTGCTGACCACCTCTTTGTCAAGAGTCTCAACAGTGCCAGCTACCTCTATGAGGTCATGGAGCGGCCCCGCCATGGGAGGTTGGCTTGGCGTGGGACACAGGACAAGACCACTGTGGTGACATCCTTCACTAATGAAGACCTGTTGCGTGGCCGGCTGGTCTACCAGCATGATGACTCCGAGACCACGGAAGATGATATCCCATTTGTTGCTACCCGCCAGGGCGAGAGCAGTGGTGACATGGCCTGGGAGGAGGTACGGGGTGTCTTCCGAGTGGCCATCCAGCCCGTGAATGACCACGCCCCTGTGCAGACCATCAGCCGGATCTTCCATGTGGCCCGGGGTGGGCGGCGGCTGCTGACTACAGACGACGTGGCCTTCAGCGATGCTGACTCGGGCTTTGCTGACGCCCAGCTGGTGCTCACCCGCAAGGACCTCCTCTTTGGCAGTATCGTGGCCGTAGATGAGCCCACGCGGCCCATCTACCGCTTCACCCAGGAGGACCTCAGGAACAGGCGAGTACTGTTCGTGCACTCAGGGGCCGACCGTGGCTGGATCCAGCTGCAGGTGTCCGATGGGCAACACCAGGCCACTGCGCTGCTGGAGGTGCAGGCCTCGGAACCCTACCTCCGTGTGGCCAACGGCTCCAGCCTTGTGGTCCCTCAAGGAGGCCAGGGCACCATCGACACGGCCGTGCTCCACCTGGACACCAACCTCGACATCCGCAGTGGGAATGAGGTCCACTACCACGTCACAGCTGGCCCTCGCTGGGGACAGCTACTCCGGGCTGGTCAGCCAGCCACAGCCTTCTCCCAGCAGGACCTGCTGGATGGGGCCGTTCTCTATAGCCACAATGGCAGCCTCAGCCCCCGCGACACCCTGGCCTTCTCCGTGGAAGCAGGGCCAGTGCACACGGATGCCACCCTACAAGTGACCATTGCCCTAGAGGGCCCACTGGCCCCACTGAAGCTGGTCCGGCACAAGAAGATCTACGTCTTCCAGGGAGAGGCAGCTGAGATCAGAAGGGACCAGCTGGAG GCAGCCCAGGAGGCAGTACCGCCAGCAGACATCGTATTCTCAGTGAAGAGCCCACCGAGTGCCGGCTACCTGGTGATGGTGTCGCGTGGGGCCTTGGCAGATGAGCCACCCAGCCTGGACCCCCTGCAGAGCTTCTCCCAGGAGGCAGTGGACATGGGCAGGGTCCTGTACCTGCACTCCCGCCCTGAGGCCTGGAGCGATGCCTTCTCACTAGATGTGGCCTCAGGCCTGGGTGCTCCCCTCGAGGGCGTCCTTGTGGAGCTGGAGGTGCTGCCCGCTGCCATCCCACTAGAGACACAAAACTTCAGCGTCCCTGAGGGTGGCAGCCTCACCCTGGCCCCTCCACTGCTCCGCGTCTCCGGGCCCTACTTCCCCACTCTCCTGGGCCTCAGCCTGCAGGTGCTGGAGCCACCCCAGCATGGAGCCCTGCAGAAGGAGGACGGACCTCAAGCCAGGACCCTCAGCGCCTTCTCCTGGAGAGAG GTGGAAGAGCAGCTGATCCGCTACGTGCATGATGGGAGCGAGACACTGACAGACAGTTTTGTCCTGATGGCTAACGCCTCCGAGATGGATCGCCAGAGCCATCCTGTGGCCTTCACTGTCACTGTCCTGCCTGTCAATGACCAACCCCCCATCCTCACTACAAACACAGGCCTGCAG ATGTGGGAGGGGGCCACTGCGCCCATCCCTGCGGAGGCTCTGAGGAGCACGGACGGCGACTCTGGGTCCGAGGATCTGGTCTACACCATCGAGCAGCCCAGCAACGGACGGGTAGTGCTGCGGGGGGCGCCAGGCACCGAGGTGCGCAGCTTCACGCAGGCCCAGCTGGACGGCGGGCTCGTGCTGTTCTCACACAGAG GATCCCTGGATGGAGGCTTCCGCTTCCGCCTCTCTGACGGCGAGCACACTTCCTCCGGACACTTCTTCCGAGTGACGGCCCAGAAGCAAGTGCTCCTCTCGCTGGAGGGCAGCCGGACACTCACTGTCTGCCCAG GGTCCGTCCAGCCACTCAGCAGTCAGACCCTCAGAGCCAGCTCCAGCGCAGGCACTGACCCCCAGCTCCTGCTCTACCGTGTGGTGCGGGGCCCCCAGCTAGGCCGGCTGTTCCACGCCCAGCAGGACAGCACAGGGGAGGCCCTGGTGAACTTCACTCAAGCAGAG GTCTACGCTGGGAATATTCTGTATGAGCATGAGATGCCCCCCGAGCCCTTTTGGGAGGCCCATGATACCCTAGAGCTCCAGCTTTCCTCGCCGCCTGCCCGGGACGTGGCCGCCACCCTTGCTGTGGCTGTGTCTTTTGAGGCTGCCTGTCCCCAGCGCCCCAGCCACCTCTGGAAGAACAAAG GTCTCTGGGTCCCCGAGGGCCAGCGGGCCAGGATCACCGTGGCTGCTCTGGATGCCTCCAATCTCTTGGCCAGCGTTCCATCACCCCAGCGCTCAGAGCATGATGTGCTCTTCCAGGTCACACAGTTCCCCAGCCGGGGCCAGCTGTTGGTGTCCGAGGAGCCCCTCCATGCAGGGCAGCCCCacttcctgcagtcccagctggcTGCAGGGCAGCTAGTGTATGCCCACGGCGGTGGGGGCACCCAGCAGGATGGCTTCCACTTTCGTGCCCACCTCCAGGGGCCAGCAGGGGCCTCCGTGGCTGGACCCCAAACCTCAGAGGCCTTTGCCATCACGGTGAGGGATGTAAATGAGCGGCCCCCTCAGCCACAGGCCTCTGTCCCACTCCGGCTCACCCGAGGCTCTCGTGCCCCCATCTCCCGGGcccagctgagtgtggtggacCCAGACTCAGCTCCTGGGGAGATTGAGTACGAGGTCCAGCGGGCACCCCACAACGGCTTCCTCAGCCTGGTGGGTGGTGGCCTGGGGCCCGTGACCCGCTTCACGCAAGCCGATGTGGATTCGGGGCGGCTGGCCTTCGTGGCCAACGGGAGCAGCGTGGCAGGCATCTTCCAGCTGAGCATGTCTGATGGGGCCAGCCCACCCCTGCCCATGTCCCTGGCTGTGGACATCCTACCATCCGCCATCGAGGTGCAGCTGCGGGCACCCCTGGAGGTGCCCCAAGCTTTGGGGCGCTCCTCACTGAGCCAGCAGCAGCTCCGGGTGGTTTCAGATCGGGAGGAGCCAGAGGCAGCATACCGCCTCATCCAGGGACCCCAGTATGGGCATCTCCTGGTGGGCGggcggcccgcctcggccttcagCCAACTCCAGATAGACCAAGGCGAGGTGGTCTTTGCCTTCACCAACTTCTCCTCCTCTCATGACCACTTCAGAGTCCTGGCACTGGCTAGGGGTGTCAATGCATCAGCCGTAGTGAACGTCACTGTGAGGGCTCTGCTGCATGTGTGGGCAGGTGGGCCATGGCCCCAGGGTGCCACCCTGCGCCTGGACCCCACCGTCCTAGATGCTGGCGAGCTGGCCAACCGCACAGGCAGTGTGCCGCGCTTCCGCCTCCTGGAGGGACCCCGGCATGGCCGCGTGGTCCGCGTGCCCCGAGCCAGGACGGAGCCCGGGGGCAGCCAGCTGGTGGAGCAGTTCACTCAGCAGGACCTTGAGGacgggaggctggggctggaggtgggCAGGCCAGAGGGGAGGGCCCCTGGCCCCGCAGGCGACAGTCTCACTCTGGAGCTGTGGGCACAGGGCGTCccgcctgctgtggcctccctggACTTTGCCACTGAGCCTTACAATGCTGCCCGGCCCTACAGCGTGGCCCTGCTCAGTGTCCCCGAGGCTGCCCGGACGGAAGCAGGGAAGCCAGAGAGCAGCACCCCCACAGGCGAGCCAGGCCCCATGGCATCCAGCCCTGAGCCTGCTGTGGCCAAGGGAGGCTTCCTGAGCTTCCTTGAGGCCAACATGTTCAGCGTCATCATCCCCATGTGCCTGGTACTTCTGCTCCTGGCGCTCATCCTGCCCCTGCTCTTCTACCTCCGAAAACGCAACAAGACGGGCAAGCATGACGTCCAGGTCCTGACTGCCAAGCCCCGCAACGGCCTGGCTGGTGACACCGAGACCTTTCGCAAGGTGGAGCCAGGCCAGGCCATCCCGCTCACAGCTGTGCCTGGCCAGGGGCCCCCTCCAGGAGGCCAGCCTGACCCAGAGCTGCTGCAGTTCTGCCGGACAGCCAACCCTGCCCTTAAGAATGGCCAGTACTGGGTGTGA